ctctgaaccAGCTTGTCACTAACTTGGTGTTAGTTTTGTAGAATTATAACAAAACTCCGTCAACAAGTTGTCACTGCACTTCAGATCAGGCACACTGCTCACTTATCTCAATGTTTCTCCATTTTCATTGCCCATGTCAACAACAAAGTGTCCCAGGTTGTTATTGTCACACCATTGCCTCAGATGCCAGACCTCCTCCTTGTAGGCTTATTCATTGTTGTCCTTAATCAGTCCTATGATGGTGGTGTGGTCAGCAAATTTGCCAATGGTGTTGCTGGTGTGAATTGGAGAAGTCATGTTTTGaaaccacatttttaaacaattacaaacattttcaaatttggCAATGTACCTAGTAACTCATTTATCTGTGGGGTGACTATTTTTCATCGCTTTACATACACTTTATGTAAAGTGTATTTATTATGGGCATCAAAGATTTCTGGATAGAAACACCTGGTTATGTCattcataaaataatataagCCTTATGTTAAAGAaagttatgttatattatgttatttaatGCACTCCAGTTGACTAGCAAAATCAGCTCAAACTAATTCTTTGTTTATAATTTTAACTCCTTCCTAAAATTGAATGTACTTGGATTGACctttgttaatttttgttctCTGGTGTGAACTACATGATGAAACACTCTGGCACTCCCTAAAgatcttctgtgtgtgtctgtgtgtgtgtgtgtgtgtgtcagatgatGTAACTTCATGTAGTGTGTCATCAGCGCTCCAATACCCACTCTTTTACATACCAACTGGCAATGCCCTCAAACCCTTACATCACCCAGCCAGATCACATGGGAGTCGGCGTCATGATTAGATACCATCAGGAGCAATGTTCCCTAAAGACTGGATACACCCTACAATGtaacaattataataaatgaCAATTTCACCAACTTTTTTCAAAATTGTGATATATTGTGACCCAAACTTTATGAGTGAAcacattgttgtttattttacacttcAAGCACAACAGGTTTGTAATCTggggaaaaacatttaaacaatcgCACAATCATCATGTGAAAAAGTTGTTAATATAAATATGCCAATAGTCTATTTAATGgattttgtctttcttctttcaCTATTTCCTTACCTTAgatcacatgtgtcaaactggtggtccgggggccacatgtggccctcaaatcgattacatgcggcccacccACCACTGTgggaggtgatggaatagagacaggaTATAAGACtcaatgtatttgccggcaatatttttaaaatagtaataagacattcggttgtaatcattgctttattaaatgtattacattcaacatgaaattacatatatttaagctgttttaatcacaattatcctcttcattatttgctaaatttttttatttaattctctgtttttgttcatcataaatgtgtttttattgtgaatcattttatataaaaaaaagcacttttactttgcaattttGTCTAATATCATAAAGAATATCTTATATTCCCCACCGGctataaatagttgtttttttccactttttttcctctgtcggCCCCCaattgaccagactagatgctaattggcccccaggtcatttgagtttgacacccctgccttaGATGCACTAGGATTGGTTTTTGTTCATTAATTGTTTCTTGGTGTTCTTTTCTGGCCGAAACAGTATGATGAAACATTTTGGAGCAAAGATACACAGAAAGAgtccaaaactggaggccaggatagCAAATATCTCCACAGCCACAGTAAATTTACCAGGTGAACTGAAGTAAGCTGGGATAAATGTGATCCAAACTGCACAGAATATCAACATGCTGAAGGTGATGAGCTTGGCTTCATTAAAATTATCAGGTAGCTTTCGAGCCAGGACAGCTAACACGAAACAAAAGACGGCCAATAGGCCAATGTACCCAAGAACTGCCCAGAACCCAAGAGCTGAACCTAAAGCACACTCCAGGATAATCTTCTCTTTGTATGTGGTCAGGTTTTTTAGTGGAAAAGGGGGGCTAACAGCCAACCAGATAGTACATATTAAAACTTGAATAAATGTGAAGGACACTACTGTCATTCTTTGCTGTAGAGGACCAAACCACTTCATGACATTACTACCAGGAAGTGTAGCTTTGAAGGCCATTAGCACCACCATAGTTTTCCCAAGAACACAAGAGATGCACAGGACAAAGGTGATTCCAAAAGCTGTGTGACGCAGCATACAGGACCACTCAGAGGGTGTTCCTATAAATGTTAATGAACATAAGAAACACAGAGCCAGtgagaagagcagcaggaagctCAGTTCAGAGTTATTAGCCCTGACAATCGGCGAAGTCCTGTGACGAAAGAACACTGCTGCTGTAATAATGGCCAAACAGGCACCACCAACTGAGAATACAGCCAGGATGATTCCAAGGAACTCGTCAAAGGAAAGAAACTCCACTGGTTTTGGGAAACATGTGCTTCTTTCTGCATTAGACCAGAACTCCCTCGGGCAAGGGAAGCAGTCTGATGAATCTGGAAAAAAGAGTTCAGACGGCAAATCAGAATTCTTTCAAAATCAGATCTTTTAAGGTAGATTGTCCACACTAATTATAGGGGATCAAATCTGTTTCATCCTTCCAGACATGATTAACTTGTCTGCACAGGTTGATCTGGTAATGGTGTAGCCGTACTCACATTTGTGGTGCAACTTTCTAACACAACTCGAGATGCATTCAGAATTTTTCTGGCCGTCTGGACAAGGCCAAAGACTTAAATCAGTCATATTTTTTATGCCGCTTCTGAAACATCTCATTTTACCTGTAGAATTGCTGATCTCTCCCTCAGGACATGGAACACAATCATAACAGCAGATGGGTTTCCCTTTCTGTAAGACTTTACGAGTTCCTGGAGGACAACTGTCAGTGCACACTGATGATGGCACCTGTCACAGAGATAcagacaaactcacacacagatcTGCCCTCACTGCACAGCTGATAGACATTAAATTATTGCTCCTCACTTGTGTGCTACCCCCCACCCAGGTGAGGTTTCTGTTGATGCTGAATTCCTGGCCAACTGGCAGTGATGCATTGTAATGCCCCACTGTCACCAACTCAACACTGCCACTCTGACTCTGTTGCCAGTTGACCAGGTCATACGTGGCCACAGGATCCCCATTGGcatcaaatgacacttcatAACCATTTTGagaaaaactgacttttttcaGCTCTGTCAGAACctttgagattaaagtgagataAAGTAAGTAAACATTGTAAAGTTAATGTGTTAATCAAGAAAAGTACCATAAGCAGCATTATCACTGACCTGTGCGGAACCTATTTTGGTGAGTGTGTCGCACTGAGCTGTAGAATTTGTTTTCTGACACACTGAGTTGTGAATGGCATGTGCTATTGCATAGACGGCCTTGTACACCATGTTAGTGATTCGAAGCTGGGACGTGTCAGTGTACGGGCTCTGCAGAGTCTGAATGTTTTCAGTTCCATCACACTGACTCTTCTCACTGCTGACACTTGACtctaaaaacacagcaacaagaaacatgtttttgagaaatgacaacatcattgctttattattaCTACTGTGTTTCTATATAGTGTTGTACAATATCCTGAATTTTTTGTAACATGACCTtattcattttgttcttttcatcttttaattTATCCATACCAAGTCATCCTTGTAAAAAGTTAACCTTGAACAGCTGATATGACCCAGTTTATTGTGTTCAGAATTGTTTCCCTTCATACTAGTAAATGCCTAGTACTTTTTTAATTCAGCTTTGTGGCCAAAAGTCAATTAATGATTTTAGGTGATGAAATTGTGCTTTTTTCCAAGACAGTGCTGTTTAAAAATGCCTTAGATCATGTACATATGTGCAGTTTTCATACCAATAACTAGAGATTTACCACTGTATTGACTTTTGCCCAGTCTGCAGTTGAATTCATTCTCCCAGAATTCAGTCAGCACTGGAGACtcagccactttattgggtGGCAGATCCATCAGGAAGTCTCTCAGACCAGGAATGACAGATTTCTCAATTGCAAATCCAATGGCTCCGGCACAGAAAGTGAACCTCAGCATGTCTGGGTCAGTTACCCAGGCCTCGCTGCCTATCCACTGACGAGGAGGCAAAGGTTTCTGCGACAGCTCTTCAAACAGGATCCTCATGTCTCCAGAggatgcaaaagccacaacaacCATAGCTGTTGACCTGGAGagacaataaagacaatttatttacacacagagTAAGAACTTGGCGTGGAGTGAGATGGGGGGGTTGTTGGTTAGCATTTGAAAATCATATGTTAATCTAATAAAGGACAAATTGCATTAAACCAAATTgattgttttattataaattaaGTGATGTAATTGAAGTGATTACCTGGCCTTGCTCTTTCACTTCATTGCTTCAGCGTGAGAAAAGTCATGTGTGGAGTGTGAGCGTGTGAACTTTACTTGAGACCTCTGTTAATACACATAtctcatatatttttttaaaatattaaatatcagttatgtgtgatttattattaaataatgtatGCATGCTGGTGTGATGAACATGTAGTGTTCATTTAATTACGGACTCTacaatcattttatttgatcagtttgattgtgtttttgtgaacaaaGTCAGTGTCAATACCAGGATTATAAacaataatgatgtaaaaacctGCGAATAACATCAGCCACTCTCTGGATCTTGCTAAGTGGGTCGGTCCGATAGAATGATTCAGAATATTCGACACAGATTCCCTCTTTGTGCGCTGCTTCCAGGAAAGAAGCCATGCCATTGTTGCCATAGTCAGAATCTGCGTTGATAGCACCTATCCACTTCCAGCCAAAGTGTTTCACCATCTTAGCCAGTGCTGTTGCCTGGTACTGGTCACTGGGAATTGTTCTGAAGAAGCTTGGGTACTGCTGCTTATTGGACAAGCAGGCACAAGTAGCAAAGTGGCTCAcctacagcaaaacaaaacgaTTATCACAAAtgattaaaagaaaagcatAAATGACATCCAAAATGTCCATTTTTGAACAAAACACAATCCATGTATTTACTTGAGGAATATTAAAGGGCCCAAAGACGCGCGACATGCTGATGGATGGTGTGGAACCAGACTCACCCACGATGGCTATCACTGTACCAGATTGTGAGCAGTGGTCACTGGTGTTAACCTCCAGGTCCTCACTGTTAGAAAGCTGAAATGCCAAATGCACTGCCATGGGCACCGCAGCGCATGAGTCATATATCTGGTAACCAAGCCTGATGCCTTGCAGGAGATCTGTGCTGTTGTTGATCTCATCGATAGCAAAGACCATTGATCGAGACATCTGTAGTTCACGAGAGTCGATACTGCAAAAAAacgtttaaatgacattttcacagATATTTTTTCCAACATTAtaatcagtcaaataaaaattaagaaataatTTGTTCCTGACCGGGTTGAATattaaacacacaaagaagGAAGCTAAAACACCTTAGTCTCCCATCTGCATGTACATACATTTTCACCAAGTTTTAACAGCAAAACAGCTGTACATTACATATAAATGGCCTTGTGATAAATGGCAAAAGAAACACAAGACAATACATAAAAGAGGCATTgagagacaaatgaaaaataattaaaacaaagaaataaataataaaattacaGCACAAGGTAGAATAAAGGCCAttcatttgatttaataaaagGCTGTGAGGAAAAAAGCAAAGTTTTCATCATCAACTTTGAGTTACTGCAGACCTGCACTTCTCTCTCTGGGAGTTTGTTCCAAATATGTGCAGCATAATAATTTAAAACTGCTTCTCAGTTATGTATTCAGTATTATTTCATAACATGACTTTCAGCACATGAACATTTCTCTCCTCACACAGTCTGCCCTCCTTTAATCCCACACTTCTCCCTCTTACTGACCTCCCTATGCACCTCAGTGTCTCAGGTGTAGAGGTGTAGTTATGCTTCCCTCTGTGCATGTAGTGGTGTATTGAGAAAACACCACCAATAATATAGTCACCGTCCATAGAGAATGCAGGTAGATGAGCTTTGCCCAGCAGCTTACATTTCACAGTACTGATCCTGGCACCAGACCCAGGCACTGTGAGCCCAGACCTTTGTTTCAGACCAACCTGAGAACCATTGAAGACAAGAGCTGAGTTCAGTTCAAACACACCCAGTGCTAATCTCAGGCCAATAAAGAGAGCTGAGATCTCCATCACCCAAGTGTCTGCATGTAGAAGTGTGTTATCACTGCTTTATATAACTTTTCAAACTATAGATTCCCGCCCACTCTACGTCACCTATTTGTTCATCTGAGAGACAAGGCCTTTACTCAGTGGtcttttaattatattttttttttagttcttcgGTCTGCACACATGTATAAGTATAAACCTCAACAATTGATGtacctgtgatggacaggcgacctgtccagggtgtaccccaccttttgcccttgGTCAACTGGGATTAGTACCAgcgccccccgtgaccctcatgtggaggataaagcggtagaagatgaatgaatgagataTTTATCGTCACTGTTGCAGGAACAATGAAAAACAGTTTATCAGCTCTTCGTTAGCAGCATTAAAAATGTGCAGCACAccagaatataaacagattaTATAACACTTAGTGTGGCTAGCAGTGAGCCCATGATCTGATATATTCCATAGGTCCGCGTCCAGACCCAGATTCTGTCCTGTCCGGATCCAGATCCGGAACCGTCTGATGCGTTTTACTCGGTTTTGGTGGCGATTACATTTTGACTGGTGATTCTTTTCTGACAGTGTTTCTACGGTTTCTACATGCTACTCAGTGAAAGGGACATCCTGCCTGTCTCTGATTGGCCAGCACtagtcagccaatcacagggagAGTAGCGCGGGCCTTCATTGAATAGATACGTGGAAAACAGCTGGTCAGAAAAGAGTGACAGCGGCAGTGACAGCGAGAGAGAAATGTAAAGGATTgagaagacaagagagagagaaaaacggCGAAAGTGTGAGTCAGTGCACCATGGCTTGTTCGAAACGGCTTAAGATTGACACCGAAAACGGGGCTTTTTATCCATAATTGACCGAGGTGTTCATGTTCATCCTTGGGGGATGAGGGAGTAGAGGAGGGGGCTGAGGACACACTGTTATAATGGCATCCTCCTCTGTTTGCCTTATATGCAGACTCATGAAGATCGAGGTCTACAGGAATGGTGGCCTTAATGTGAGACAGGATGAGTCTCTCCAAACTCCCATCGTCTGGTCGTCATGGGAGTTAAAGCAACTAGGTGATAGTTGTTCAAGCAGCTCACTGTGTTCTCAGGCACTGGGACGATGATGGCTGACTTAAGGCAGGTCTGCAGTAGCGAGAGGTTGAAGATGGTGGTCATAACCTCAGATAAATGACCTTAAGTACAGTGATTCTATCTACTCTGAAGATCGCCACCTGCTCCACTTCAATGGGGGAATGGTGAAAGTGGAGTCCACGGGTCTCTGAATCTCTGGGGGAATGGAGTCCCAGCAGTTACGGTTAAAAGTGTGGTGGTTACCACAATCCAGAACTCATGTTAAAAATAGGTGAGATTCACAAATTGAGCATAAAACATCCCTCAATGGCCACACACGCATTCGGTTGGAAACTAGGCAAAGGCTGCAGCCAAACTGAGTTCTCACACAGCTCTGCTTATTATCTTTCTTCGACTAAATGCCAGGAGTTTTAGTTACGAAGCTTTACATTCATtggtcctgcaaatatttctcTGTGACGGCCAGATCATACTTACCAAGTTCCATGTCTGCAGTGTCCTTTCACATTTTCATATGCATGTTTTgcctttccttgttttttttttctttacataacACATATGATGTAATCATGACAATCTCTGAGTAGAaattatgtttatgtatttgaTAGTTTGCCCTCCCATATGGCTGCCCATGCCCTCATTGGTTATATGAACATCACCCTGCATATAACAGTTAATGCTGTTACATGAAAACAGGCAGCAGGGTTGAAGGATGGCAGTGATGGGGACATTCTTAGATAATTATTTTTCCTATTGCTTCTCAACATTGATCCTTTTCTCTTCCTCCATTTACTTGTCTTCCTCTTCCGAAGGTTTTTCATCTTGTAAATTAAGGAGACAGTTTCATCTGAATGGAATGCATAAGCCTGGTGATGTGATTCTGGGTGGATTGTTTGAAGTTCACTACACATCTGTCTTCCCTGAGCTGACTTTCACCTCAGAGCCAAACCCACTCAGCTGTCAAGGGTAAGTTTCACACTTGATACAGCTTAAATCTGTGTTGATGATTAAATTTCAATACATGTATTACTTCTCAGTGCTTAATCATGACATCTTATGTGCTAGTTTTGACCTTCCAGGGTTCAGACATGCCAtgaccatggcctttgctattgatgagatcaacaaaaacactaatctgctgcctaatgtgactctgggatacagtctgtatgataactgtgCCACACTTGTAATTGGATTCAGTGCTGCATTGACCCTGGCCAGTGGTCGAAAGAAGGACTTTCTTCAAAAGGAAACCTGTTTGGGGACCCTTCCGGTCCTGGGAATTGTGGGTGATTCCTTCTCAACATTTTCTATCGCCACCTCTGATGTGATAGGTTTATTCAAATTACCCATTGTAAgtgttaatatactgtatatgtcagaatttcacacatttaaaaagaatatgTGCATTGCTTCTCAGCTCAAGCTACTCCAACAAGCTGATAATTAGTAAGAAgtaacctttttattttagattctAAAAGGATACAATATTAAAACAGGTGAATAATTTGAATGCTTTTGTGGCcataaaagagaagaaaaatccCTTAATGTGCCTTTCTGTTTCATTGTAGGTGAGTTActttgccacatgttcctgcctcaGCAATCGTCAAAGGTTCCCGTCATTTTTTAGAACAATACCAAGTGACGCTTTCCAGGTGAAACTCTTGTCCtgaaacaaatattatataaaagcCCAAATTAAATTTACAGAGCCTAGAAAACTAAACCTTCCCAACAATTTGCCTTGGACACAGAAATAGTTTACATGCTTTATGCATAAATAGGTTGAGGAAAAGGGATGATGAGAAAATTTAACTGTGGTTTTATGATGACAAATGAAAAGTTAAGTTCCTACTCACATATTATTCAGGTATTTACACCAATCACTGAACTATGTGTTTATTTAGGTGCGTGCCATGATTCAGATACtgaaacactttggttggacttgggcaggtctgctcatcagtgatgatgattatggagtccacgctgcccgatcctttcactctgatctgggtccagctggtggaggttgccTGGCTTACACTGAGCTTTTGCCCTGGGGTGACAACCCTGctgaactaaggagaatagtggatgtgatgaggaaatctacagctcgagtggtgattgtgtttgcacatcaGATCCACATGATCTATCTAATGGAAGAGGTATCTATTGTGATGATTTGCTGTTTTGACTCTTCACAGTTGAGCAAtgagttgtatttttttaattatccttCAAGCAACTTGGGTTGTTTTTAACATGCTGTATAAATGAATATGATATGATTTGACTTGACACATTAAAGAGACCTTAAGAAACTGTGATGCAtaggtggtgaggcagaatgtgacaggcctgcagtggatggccagtgaagcctggtcatcagctgctgtgctccagactcctcacctcattccgtacctgggtggaacactgggcatagccatccgtcgaggagaaataccagggctcagggacttcctgttacaaataagtcctgacctacatcacaacaacacagatggaaACAGCATGGTGAGAACTGAACCTTTCAGTTAGATCTGATTCTGCaagaataaaaattaaataacaaatcttaaatgtctttaaggtgaatcagttttgggaacacacatttcagtgtagatttgcaccacctcccgcaggttgggtggaagctggaggagaattgtgcactggacaggaagttatagagaatgtggagtTTCCAGATGTTTCTAACTTGAGGCCTGAGTACAATATTTACAAGGCGGTGTACGCTCTGGCGTATGcccttgatgacatgctgcgcTGTGTGGCAGGGACCGGACCTTTTATTGGACATGGCTGTGCTACTTTGCAAACAGTGGAGCAATGGCAGGTGTGGAATTATGTGTATTATATGAATTtaacatgtgtatttttttttaactactcgattgtattgt
This Solea solea chromosome 3, fSolSol10.1, whole genome shotgun sequence DNA region includes the following protein-coding sequences:
- the LOC131456155 gene encoding extracellular calcium-sensing receptor-like, with protein sequence MDGDYIIGGVFSIHHYMHRGKHNYTSTPETLRCIGSIDSRELQMSRSMVFAIDEINNSTDLLQGIRLGYQIYDSCAAVPMAVHLAFQLSNSEDLEVNTSDHCSQSGTVIAIVGESGSTPSISMSRVFGPFNIPQVSHFATCACLSNKQQYPSFFRTIPSDQYQATALAKMVKHFGWKWIGAINADSDYGNNGMASFLEAAHKEGICVEYSESFYRTDPLSKIQRVADVIRRSTAMVVVAFASSGDMRILFEELSQKPLPPRQWIGSEAWVTDPDMLRFTFCAGAIGFAIEKSVIPGLRDFLMDLPPNKVAESPVLTEFWENEFNCRLGKKSSVSSEKSQCDGTENIQTLQSPYTDTSQLRITNMVYKAVYAIAHAIHNSVCQKTNSTAQCDTLTKIGSAQVLTELKKVSFSQNGYEVSFDANGDPVATYDLVNWQQSQSGSVELVTVGHYNASLPVGQEFSINRNLTWVGGSTQVPSSVCTDSCPPGTRKVLQKGKPICCYDCVPCPEGEISNSTDSSDCFPCPREFWSNAERSTCFPKPVEFLSFDEFLGIILAVFSVGGACLAIITAAVFFRHRTSPIVRANNSELSFLLLFSLALCFLCSLTFIGTPSEWSCMLRHTAFGITFVLCISCVLGKTMVVLMAFKATLPGSNVMKWFGPLQQRMTVVSFTFIQVLICTIWLAVSPPFPLKNLTTYKEKIILECALGSALGFWAVLGYIGLLAVFCFVLAVLARKLPDNFNEAKLITFSMLIFCAVWITFIPAYFSSPGKFTVAVEIFAILASSFGLFLCIFAPKCFIILFRPEKNTKKQLMNKNQS